The Bryobacteraceae bacterium genomic sequence TCGGGCATTCCGCTGGCCAGCGCGACGAGATCGGTGCGGCCGTCGCGGTTCACGTCGTACGGCACTACCTGATATCCGCCGCGCAAATCGTCCGCCAGCAGGTATTCCTGAAATCGCGGCGCCTCCGCCTGGAGCGAAACCGACGCCAGCACGAGGCCAAGGATGCGACTACACATACAATGGAGTTTATGTCGATTCTCACCACCGTGGTTGGGAGCTACCCGGTACCCCATTGGCTGCTCGGCGACTCCAGCCGCGTAACCCTTCGCGACGCGATCATGGTCGTCCTCAAGACTCAGGAACTCGCCGGCATTGATGTCGTCGCCGACGGCGAGCTGAACCGGTTCGATCCGAGCCACCCGGAAACCAACGGGATGATCGACTACTTCGTGTCGCGCATGGACGGGATCCGGACGCGCTACTCGATCACCGATATCGACAAGTTCCGGGCCGACGCCGGGCTGAACTACCGAACCGATCCGGCCGGCATCGTCACCGGCGAAATCGAGGAAGGGACGTTGAACCTGCCGCGGGATTACGAGCTCACCCGGTCGCTCACGGCGCGGCCGTTAAAGTTCACCTGCACTGGTCCACACATGCTGACGAAGGTGCTCACCGACCGGCACTACGGCGGCGACCGCGCGGCGCTGGCCATGGCCGTGGCGAGCGTCCTGCGGCGGCAGCTCGAAAAGATCAACGCCGAAATAGTGCAGATCGATGAAGCCAACATCAGCGGCCACCCGGAAGACCGGGAGTGGGCGCTCGCGGCGATCAACCACGTGCTCGACGGGGTGACGTCGAAGCGCGGCGTTCACATCTGCTTCGGCAACTACGGCGGGCAGAGCGTGCAGCGCGGCTTCTGGAAGAACCTGCTGCCGTTTCTCAACGGCCTGCACTGCGATCACCTGATTCTCGAGTTCGCGCGCCGCGGCT encodes the following:
- a CDS encoding methionine synthase; the encoded protein is MSILTTVVGSYPVPHWLLGDSSRVTLRDAIMVVLKTQELAGIDVVADGELNRFDPSHPETNGMIDYFVSRMDGIRTRYSITDIDKFRADAGLNYRTDPAGIVTGEIEEGTLNLPRDYELTRSLTARPLKFTCTGPHMLTKVLTDRHYGGDRAALAMAVASVLRRQLEKINAEIVQIDEANISGHPEDREWALAAINHVLDGVTSKRGVHICFGNYGGQSVQRGFWKNLLPFLNGLHCDHLILEFARRGYDELEVFGDLDHRIGMGLSVVDIKDNQIESKELIARRIDHAAKVLGAGRIPYVHPDCGFWMLQRSVADGKMRALVEGRNLFEGRA